In Xiphias gladius isolate SHS-SW01 ecotype Sanya breed wild chromosome 16, ASM1685928v1, whole genome shotgun sequence, a genomic segment contains:
- the si:dkey-91i10.2 gene encoding uncharacterized protein si:dkey-91i10.2, translating to MPDVKPPPPCDYPSTSSAAASAGSPAGCTSPLDLVLDMEPCIANFPLSPEPLSSFPRHRPGVPHYPLMARCNSSTLLTNLGLRYCSSRQGPLGIGLGQGMAPGSCIHTGSSGSRPYRSMENLNWNTVADSGLCAFSAAPYRSMDSEFILRYTSTSHWYDGPPDGSLVGAHGLVPNPESLAFYPRHGLPRKDLPLFPQLLFPGGVDEWDARKGLREKLRLQSARSAVEPMKPLPLRPQVIPSTAPIEREGVHHVNSTGAGSRPLCTMRITSPKEIKQEVLRRLQLRRQNSSPNLTLHSSPATPKAVKTSCTTDNIAGNRNGSDCAYECRRPPMGRLHIPTFEEFKRMRQKAGEQSKEFTAGSVVSGKPEADLQDAGASDNEIPPSDQTVLHSGFPKGNREQRADPEEVEGDKSTSERTGSSDESLQIISSSEKFPSTTVNSNSTADPSSSSTSVTSTYSPIRTGPSPRSPLQPLASSAQVKAPAAGGDDGSSRRRRSSLEPAGSVPFPPSRENWERPSSCCPALLLEGTDLSSYGAKIYKMKDGLIGSALDLIKKSCSADISAEAPVRLSGDRDGGCDITAPSTDCQPSAVAMATSATACGAEAGDETPAGGGAGGREEAGECHTGLGCRRSSSDAAYELAETVRAQRECRLRPHYSDPMPADASKRKQLEMKIAAAARLHGHRRDRDRDRDSAPAAIRGRSEPPGEERQASLGVTRSGQHRWSTISSLSADSGVVGLSDEREEEDSEPRRYRRSRGAEVERVDSGIGPGLSRTWKRPSASLRAWEAQRPCPDCGLRDGASKDRGERMCERCSKLRTERKEAILEFLNTESSYGEDLRIIKEEFYCPMQSAGLLTAEQLTVVFGNVQELIDVNDRFTEHLQDSIDQAFDQGDEDLLTVYIGEIFLEFVNMLPAFQTYCLQQSTSVNMLNTLEKEKELLRIFLDVSQNDNTALRRMNLRSFLMAPLQRVTKYPLLLSRIIKVTPECHPDYARLREAKSRVESHLEHINMKTKQEGNGVTWSLRSFRRDSRKNREVINIEMREVSMKTVGWARENTRFVMEGPLQLSQPADGQWMKKGSKALKFQNVQSLLMVRTQRAGEAPGQGTDLGARGDQGEGGGESIRDGVLVLIKDKSSGKFTVLREPIRLGNCVVSTDPDCEDTFEVLDIRRESFVFRASDKSRTQQWFHQIKRYARDLGTWRKRRNALPNIMINTNQTRS from the exons ATGCCAGACGTAAAGCCTCCACCACCATGTGACtacccctccacctcctctgccGCAGCCTCCGCCGGCTCTCCTGCTGGCTGCACCTCTCCCCTCGACCTTGTCCTAGACATGGAGCCCTGCATCGCCAACTTCCCCCTGTCCCCTGAGCCCCTGTCCTCCTTCCCCCGACACAGACCCGGCGTTCCTCACTACCCTCTCATGGCCAGGTGTAACAGCAGCACCTTGCTCACTAACCTGGGGCTGAGGTACTGCTCCAGCAGGCAGGGCCCTCTGGGGATTGGGCTGGGTCAGGGGATGGCCCCGGGCTCCTGCATCCACACAGGAAGCAGTGGCAGCAGGCCTTACAGGAGTATGGAGAACCTGAACTGGAACACTGTGGCAGATTCTGGCCTGTGTGCATTCAGTGCCGCCCCCTACAGGAGCATGGATAGTGAGTTTATTTTACGCTATACATCCACTAGCCATTGGTATGACGGGCCCCCAGATGGATCTTTAGTGGGGGCCCATGGACTGGTACCCAACCCAGAAAGCCTGGCATTTTACCCCCGACATGGGCTGCCCAGGAAGGACCTACCGCTCTTCCCCCAATTGCTGTTTCCAGGTGGCGTCGACGAATGGGATGCGAGGAAAGGCCTGAGGGAGAAACTCCGCCTCCAGAGTGCGAGATCAGCGGTTGAGCCTATGAAGCCCCTCCCATTGCGGCCTCAGGTGATCCCAAGTACTGCGCCCATCGAAAGGGAGGGTGTGCATCATGTGAACTCAACAGGCGCTGGTTCCAGGCCCCTGTGCACAATGCGCATCACCAGCCCCAAGGAGATCAAGCAGGAGGTGCTGAGGCGCTTACAGCTCCGGCGGCAGAACAGCAGCCCCAACCTCACTCTCCACAGCTCCCCAGCCACCCCAAAAGCGGTTAAAACATCCTGCACAACAGACAACATTGCAGGTAACAGGAATGGATCAGATTGTGCATACGAGTGCCGCAGACCTCCTATGGGACGTCTACATATCCCTACGTTTGAGGAGTTTAAGAGGATGAGGCAGAAAGCGGGGGAGCAGAGCAAAGAGTTCACAGCGGGTTCTGTGGTATCTGGAAAACCTGAGGCTGACTTGCAGGATGCAGGAGCATCAGATAATGAGATACCTCCTTCTGATCAGACTGTCCTACACTCAGGTTTTCCTAAaggaaacagagagcagagagcagacCCTGAGGAAGTGGAGGGAGACAAGAGCACAAGTGAAAGGACAGGCAGCAGTGATGAAAGCCTGCAGATCATCAGCTCCTCAGAGAAATTTCCTTCCACCACTGTGAACAGTAACAGCACCGCAgatccctcttcctcctccacctccgtTACCAGCACATACTCTCCCATCCGCACAGGCCCGTCTCCACGTTCACCCCTGCAGCCCCTGGCCAGCTCAGCCCAGGTGAAAGCCCCCGCCGCAGGGGGAGATGATGGGAGCAGCAGGCGTAGGAGGAGCAGTCTGGAACCAGCTGGGTCGGTTCCTTTCCCGCCCAGCAGGGAGAACTGGGAACGGCCCTCCAGCTGCTGCCCAGCCCTCCTTCTGGAGGGGACAGACCTGTCCAGCTACGGAGCTAAGATCTATAAGATGAAGGATGGCCTCATTGGCTCCGCACTGGACCTCATCAAGAAGAG CTGCAGTGCAGACATCTCCGCCGAGGCCCCCGTCAGGCTGTCAGGTGACCGGGACGGAGGCTGTGACATCACCGCCCCCTCGACCGACTGTCAGCCCTCCGCCGTTGCCATGGCAACGTCGGCAACGGCCTGCGGAGCTGAGGCTGGCGATGAGAcgcctgcaggaggaggagcaggaggaagagaggaagcagGAGAATGC CACACCGGTCTGGGCTGCAGGCGCTCCAGCTCGGACGCAGCCTATGAGCTGGCAGAGACGGTGAGGGCGCAGCGCGAGTGCCGTCTCCGGCCCCACTACAGCGACCCCATGCCGGCCGACGCCTCCAAGCGCAAACAGCTGGAGATGAAGATTGCTGCTGCCGCCCGACTCCACGGCCATCGCCGAGACcgtgacagagacagagacagcg CTCCAGCTGCAATTCGCGGTCGCTCAGAGCCCCCTGGTGAGGAGCGTCAAGCAAGTCTGGGGGTGACTCGGTCCGGGCAGCATCGCTGGAGCACCATAAGCAGTCTGAGTGCTGACAGCGGTGTGGTGGGTCTCAGTGAtgagcgggaggaggaggacagcgagCCTCGCCGTTACCGCAGAAGCCGGGGAGCCGAGGTTGAACGGGTGGACAGCGGCATCGGCCCGGGGCTATCCCGCACCTGGAAGAGACCATCTGCTTCCCTCAGAGCCTGGGAGGCCCAGAGACCCTGCCCGGACTGTGGACTGAGAGATGGGGCCTCCAAAGACCGAGGGGAGCGCATGTGTGAACGTTGCTCCAAGCTGCGCACCGAGCGCAAAGAGGCCATCCTGGAGTTTCTGAACACAGAGTCGAGCTACGGCGAGGACCTGCGGATCATCAAAGAGGAATTTTACTGCCCCATGCAGAGCGCCGGGCTGCTGACAGCTGAGCAACTCACCGTGGTGTTTGGTAACGTTCAGGAGCTGATAGACGTCAACGACCGCTTCACTGAACACCTGCAGGACAGCATCGACCAGGCCTTTGACCAG GGAGATGAGGATCTGCTGACAGTGTACATAGGCGAGATCTTTCTGGAGTTCGTCAACATGCTGCCCGCCTTTCAGACCTACTGCCTGCAGCAGTCCACCTCAGTCAACATGCTCAACACactggagaaggagaaagagctGCTCCG aaTCTTCCTGGATGTTTCCCAGAACGACAACACAGCACTGCGTCGCATGAACTTGCGCTCCTTCCTCATGGCGCCCCTCCAGCGCGTGACCAAATACCCGCTTTTATTGAGCCGCATCATTAAGGTCACTCCCGAATGTCACCCCGACTATGCACGTCTCCGTGAGGCCAAGAGTCGGGTGGAGTCCCACCTGGAGCACATCAACATGAAGACCAAGCAGGAGGGAAATGGCGTCACCTGGTCCCTCCGCTCATTCCGCCGCGACAGCCGCAAGAACCGGGAAGTGATCAACATCGAGATGCGAGAGGTGTCTATGAAGACGGTGGGCTGGGCGAGAGAAAACACACGCTTCGTCATGGAGGGACCACTCCAGTTGTCCCAGCCGGCAGATGGCCAGTGGATGAAGAAGGGCAGCAAGGCCCTCAAGTTCCAAAACGTTCAGAGTCTGCTGATGGTGAGGACACAGAGGGCAGGTGAGGCCCCGGGACAAGGCACCGACCTGGGGGCACGGGGAGATCAGGGGGAGGGTGGTGGAGAGAGCATTCGCGATGGAGTGCTGGTTCTAATCAAGGACAAAAGCAGCGGGAAGTTCACAGTGCTTAGAGAGCCCATCCGTCTGGGGAACTGTGTGGTGTCGACAGATCCAGACTGTGAGGACACATTTGAGGTGCTCGATATTCGACGGGAGTCTTTTGTTTTCCGCGCCTCGGACAAATCTCGCACCCAGCAGTGGTTCCATCAGATTAAGAGATACGCTCGAGACTTGGGCACCTGGAGGAAAAGACGCAATGCTTTGCCCAACATCATGATCAACACAAACCAGACCCGCTCCTGA